The following is a genomic window from Solanum lycopersicum chromosome 6, SLM_r2.1.
GCAATACATGTTTCACTAAAATAACTTTGCCtccaaaatttaagattttagtTTGCCATCCAGCTATTTTCTTTATAATCTTTTCCACAATATTAGAGAAATAGATAATCTTTTGACACCCAATGTATAAAGGACAACCAAGATAAGTAATAGGGCTGTGCTGTATACAAAAACcagtttcattttttatattatcaataatatCCTGATTAGTTTTATCAGTAACCATAAAGAaactcttatctttatttaCCCTTTGATTAGAAGTCAATTCATATTTCCTAATAGTATTCATTATAATCTGTAAAGAAAGTCTATCAGTAGATGTAAAAATGATAATATCATCAGCAAAAGACAGATGATTAATCTGAGGCCCTTTGCTATCCATCTGGAAACCAATATAATCAGGATTATTATAAAGAGAATTAAGTTGTCTAGAAAAAACCTCAGCACCTAAGATAAATAGTGCTGGGGATAAAGGGTCACCTTGCTTTAAACCTCTAGTAGAATGAAAGAATCCATGTCTTTTACCATTAATCACCACTGAATACCAATTGTTGCTCATAATTCTCCAGATTCTGTCAATAAACACTTCTCCAAAACCCATTTTTCTTAGCACTAAACAGGTATAAGTCCAAGATACCCTGTCATAAGCTTTGATCATATCAAGCTTAATAACCACATTCTTTCCTTCCTTAGGTAGCTTTATACCATGAATAACTTCCTGAGCTAGCATAATATTTTCAGAAATACTTCTTCCCTTCACAAATCCTGACTGATTTTCTGAAACTAGGAAGGGTAATATAGGAGCCAATCTAGTACTAATAATCTTAGAAATAATCTTATTAGTAAAATTACTAAGACTAATAGGCCTAAAGTCTTTAAGTTTGGAAGGGTGATCAATTTTAGGTAGAAGGATTAGGCATGAGTGAGTCATATACTTAGGCATTTCATAACCATTAAAGAAGGCTTGCACTGCAGCTAGAAGGTCATCTTTAATTATATCAAAACAACATTGGTAAAATTTTCCACCAATGCCATCAGGTCCAGGTGCAGAATGAGGATTCATATTCATCACCACCTTCCTCAATTCTTCCTCATTAGGTATTCTCTCCAAATCAAAATTCTGTTCTTTGGTAACCAACCTAGGAATACAATGAAGATGCTCCTCATTAATTTTATCAGCACTtccattgaaaatatttttataataatcacAGGTTTCTCTAGCTATATGATCCTCTCCTTGGATCCATCCACCCTTCTCATCCATAATTTTGTGAATAAACATTCTCTTCCTTTTACCTCTAATAACAGCATGGAAGTATTTAGAATTAGCATCACCTTCTTTTAACCAGTGTAACTGAGTTTTTTGTTGAAGAATGGCATGTtccaatttcaaatatttaatatactGAGCATTaatagcatacaacttctctctATTTTCCTGACTATTGTTCATGATATAGTTATCTTCAGCCTCTTTAACCCCTTTTTCATATTGTTTtaccttttcaaaaatatcTCCATATTCCTTTTTTGACCATTCTCTCAAAGTGTTAGTTAATCTTTTCATCTTTGTATGTAAAATCCACATAGGGTTACCAACATCAGTCTTTTTCCAACACCTTTCAACAGTATGTAAAAAAGTGTCATTCTCAGTCCAACAATTGAGAAACTTAAAGTATTTAATCACAGTCTCTTTGGTCTCAATTACTTCCATCAATAAGGGGCAATGATCAGATCCCACAGAAGGCAAATGAGTAATGTTGGTAGAGGGCATTTTATCAAGCCAGTTATCATTAACCAGGCCTCTATCTAACCTCTTCCAAATCCTAGAACCATCTTTTCTATGATTACACCATGTGTATGGCTGACCACTATATCCCATATCTAACAGACCACAAGAAGCAATAACATCAATAAATTccaggcttttattaatattgtacTCTCTACCTCCCAGTTTTTCCTGAGTTGaagaaataacattaaaatctcCTAAAATACACCAAGGATACACTGTTGTAGACCATCTTAGCATACTATCCCAAAGAGGCTTCCTCAAAGAATCTTTACATTTTGCATAAACATAAGTCATAAGAAATTTTTCACTATAACCCTCATAACTAATTTCACAAGTAACCTGTTGTTGATCACTCTCTAAAATGTTACAAGTTACCTCAGTAGACCAGAATATCCAAATTTTGTTGTTAGGATTACAGTACCCCTTATTCATTAAAAGCTGTAATCTATAAAATTCCAGTTGAGATTGATTAGTAAAAGGCTCTAAAATTGCAATCATAGCAAGATTATGAATTCTTCTGAGATTAATAAGTCTTTCCAGAGCACCAAATGTATTAATGCTCCTAGCATTCCAACAGATCACCTTAATCATCAAAAACCTCTACTTCTAGCTCTAGTATTAGGTTTACTAATGCTagcattttttgttttgttttaataattttctacctcttggAGAAAGACCCTGTTTACCAGTGACATCCCTAATCTCATCCATATTAGAGTTATCTAGCAAAGGGCCTTTTTGAATTTGATGACCAGTACTTATTTCTCCCCCAGGTTCAATGCCTTCCACTAAGGATTGAGTATCATCATACTCATCCTCTGAGTCAGGTTCCTTATATTCATCAAGGATCTCACCTTGAGGATTATTAGGATCATTGACAGGATTAGATATATTAGTAGTACCAGTCTTATTACTAATCTGTAAGGAATTATGAGGATTAGTTTTATCAGGGGGAATTTTATCTTGTATGGAATTCTGATCACTTAGTTTACCTTTGCCTTTATCTAACCTAGATAGATTAGATTTTAGTGTCTCCTGACCAATCCCATCCTCACCTCCATCAGCTACACCAACATTAACAACATCTATACTAGTAGAAACATTAAGGGGTGCAGGGGAAAGAGTTATAGAATCAATACCTGTTCTGGTGTTTTTCACTTGTTGATCACCAGTTTGTTTATTCTTTTGATTCTTTTGTTTATTGCCTTCAGTAATAGAAGTAGACTGATGTCTATTTTCTAGATCATTATGTGCCTCCATTTCTCTGTCTGCAGTATTAAATTCCTGTACCTCCAAATCAATATAAGTGTTTTTAGTAGGAAGAGGGACAATACATGTCTGAGTTTGTACCTGTTGAGTTACAACTCTATTGACATTGAATCTAACTTGCTGAGATTGATTCCTTCTCTTTTGTATCTGCCATTCCTCTTGTATTGGTTGTTGTTGATTGTCTTGAGTTTGATGGCTTTGTTGGATATGGTCCAGCTCCCTTATATCAGTTTCTACACCCTTATGACTCTGTAAATCTTCATGATTATGATAAACAGTGTCTTGCttgtctttgtttttgtttaaatcttttttctttttattttcaacatcccttttttttataatacaaaCAGATTCATTGTGACCTTGATGCTTACAATAGAAACAGTAATAAGGGATATTGTCATACTCAATTTTTTGCCATCTTCCATCTGTAATGTCCTCACCAATGTACCCCATCCATATATGGGAGGGTCTGTCCCTAGTTAAGTCTACTTGAACCTTCACTCTAGCCTGGCTACCTCTTGTTTTGTTAATAGAAGCTGAGTCTAAATACAATACTCTACCAATTGGGGATAAAAGACTGGTAATAAACTCCTTGTTATAGCAGTGCCAAGGTAATTCAGGTAGGGATATCCAAATGGGGACTAAGGGAGTCTCTTCATCAGGCTTGAAACTTGGAGTCCAAGCCTGGATTCTCATTATTTGACCAGCAATAGTCATTCTCTGTTTTGTCCACACCATATTATAATCCAATTCATTATCCAAATCTATATAGACATGTCTAGAGTTAAAGTGAGCAATTTTAACCCCCCCAGATAGTTGAGTTTGAAGGATAAAATTCTTTCTAATAAGCTCTAATTTAGGCATTGTATAGATGAATTTTCCAATCAATGTAAACTTACAGGTTGAAGCCAATTCTTTAACAATTTCATCCTTAACATAAAGGACAGCTGGTAAACCTTGCTTGGTGGTAATCTCAGGCTCACTCAAAGTAATACTCACACCCTTTTTGGATTGATTGAATCGAAGTCTATCTGCATAGGTTTGAACTACAGTGTATGGGGCTGGCTCTTGAATTTGATCTTTCCTATTCAATTTATCAGCATTGTCTAGGGGAGGATCAGTCTTATCAATCTTATTTCGATTGTTAGGCCTATCAAAATTACTAGAAATCTTAGGAAACTCTGTTTGATAAACCTGAGTTCTAGCAGTATCAAAATTCCTTCTTCCATTATCTTGTAcattaatatcaaaatttggattagtaTTAGGAAGATTACCTTGATTTTTCCTTTGTTGAATAGGAAATTCAGTTGAATTATCAGGTAGAGTATTGATTGCAACCCTCGAGCTTGGAGTTCTTGTAATGATATTCGAGGATTGATGCTGGTGTGTAGGAATTCCTTGTTCCTTGTTCAAATTAAGATTTCGATGTTGCGATTGTATAGATGAAGAATCAAGATGATGACCATCACGATTACCTTGTTTTTGCACATCGACCTTACCCTGTTCTTGAGTATTCATCTGCGATTTTCCCAAGTGACCTTCCTGTATCGATCTTACCAGATCTTCATTGTGCAACTCGATTCGATCCCTTGTAACATTCCCCCTTTGTTGAATAAGTGAATCGATAGTAGGCGAAACTTCCCCAGTATCTAATTCTTGAAAATTACTCGTTAATTGACCTTTAGGAGATTGCGATTGTGCCGCCTTTGGTGCCTGAGAATCGCTTCGATCCCCTCCCACTCGTACATCGATCCTTGATGTTCCTCCCATCATTTCActcgtatttcaattttttgcaGTAGTGCGACGAAGTTCATCCATCTCCGCTTCAACTGTAGCCATTTGGATCGCTTCTTCTCGCAAATGTGAAGAAGTAGAAGACGATCCATCCGCCGCTTCATTGATTTGTGACTGCGCTTCCACCCCTATCAATGGATCCGGTGGACGGAATCGAGCATTTGGTGGATTACCAGTCATTCCAACAATGATTTGTTAATCAAAATCTCCGATTAACAGCGACGAATAACCAGATTCGTGAAAaatttctagagagagaaaaaacttttagagagagaaaatttttagagagagaaaaaatttgagaaatggaAAAGCGATAGGGTTTTTTTTAAGcgatagggtttagggtttggggttagggtttggggtttggggtttggggtttggggtttggggttgggtttagggtttagggtttggggtttggggtttggggtttggggttggggtttggggttggggttggggtttggggtttgggtttggggtttgggttttttttttttagttgaataacCCTTGGAGGGGTAGGGGCTGagcaacacccccaggccttatcATTAATACAAAAAAGCAAAATACACGGAGGGGGGCATAGACCTAACCTCCAATCCTAGGTGGTTTGGAATCAACTTTCCTAGTGAATGTTAACTCCTCCCCTTACATGGAAGGTGAAACCAAAATACTACGCACCTAAGGAGAGGACTCCTCTCGTTACAAAGTATCTAGGAAACATAAATTGGGGAGACTCTCCCTTGTACAAGAAAGTCTATATGCCTACCTATACCTATTCAAAGTAGCTATACTATTTGAGGATagctatgttgaaaagataattACATCAAGGTGGATCAAAGATCTTCCGAGTCTTCTTTCTTCTAAAACTTGGCATGTTTAGTAAGTCCATCCGATAGTATGCTTGAGCTGCTTTAGGTAGTTGAGTGCTGTTGACGTATATTTGAGGGCTTGAGGTGTAGTGGCTGTGTTTGGAGAGTGAATCTGCTACCCAGTTTGCTTCTCTGAGGGTATGCTGACATTTGAAGTTCTGTGTTTGCAAGATAAGGAATTGGATTTTTGCAATTTCGTTTGCAACATTCCAATGGTGGGCTGACTTTTTGTTTATCCAATGCACAACCAGTTGTGAATCCAGCTCCATTATTATATTCTTGAAGCCCAATTCTAGAGCCTTAACCAATCCAAATAGTGCAGCCTCAGTTTCAGCTTTGTTGTTGGAGCCTTCACCAAGAGATGTTGCAAATGCTAGTATCAGTTTTCCATCCTTGTCTCTGATTATACCCCCCGCTCTAATTTTTCCTGGGTTGGTGAGGGCGCTTCCATCCGTGTTTATCTTGATCCATTCTTCTGGAGGTCTGCTCCATGTTACCTTACATACTTTGATTTCATGTTTGCATCTTTCACTTGTAGTGATGAGAGCTGTCCAGTGAGCAGGCCAATTGATATGGGGGAAGGCATTCTTCATCATCTTGAAGTTGTCCTTGTAGATTGCGTATTTAACCCGGCTGATGTTGGTTGCTTTGCCTCCGTATTTGCTAGCACATCTATTCTTCCATAAATTCCAACAGATGAAGATTGGAGTGGCTTGTAACAGCAGCTGGTGGCCTTCATTTCGAGGGCTGGCTGTCCACCATTTTTCCAACCTTGCTTGCAGTGTTGTTTGGTCATGTTGCAGCCCTGCACTTGCTGCAAATGATTTCCATACTGTACCTGCAAACTTACCCGTACTGAAGATGTGATCAATGCTATCCATCCCTGCTCtatcaaaacaacaaaaacatggTGATGGCTCAATGCCGAAGTTAGTTAATTTTTCATTAGTAGggatttttccttttaaaactCTCCATAAGAGAAAAGATGATTTAAAAGGAATATAATTATGCCATAAAAGTGAAAAGAAACTGCTTCTACTCTTCTTGTTTCTGATAGCCTCCCAAGCTGACTTGCAAGTGAATTTGCCAAGATTGTGTAGCTTCCAAATAGGCTGGTCTGGTTTCTGTTGTTGTTGAGGGATTGCTGTGGCCAGTATTCTGTCCAGCTGACTTGCAGGGGCCTGTTCTTGTAATTTTCTCCAACTCCAAGCACCATTTTCCCAAAATTCTGAAACCTTGGTGTTGTTAAGTCTGAAGCTGCTGCTAGTGTACTGTGCTAATGGACCTGTGCCAAGCCAGTTGTCCCACCAAAATGAACAATTCCCTATGTGAAGTTGCCAATGAATGTGTTGTTCTACCTGCTGTCTAGTGGTTAACATGTGTTTCCAAGTTAAGGATTCTCCAGTATCCCATTTTTTGCTTACCGGATTGGATCTTTGACAGTATTTAGCTCTCAAGAAGTCCCCCCATAAGGTTTGTTTTGTTCTGAATGTCCACCATTGCTTGAATTGGAAGGATTTGCATACATCACTTAAGTTCCTCATCCCAATCCCCCCTTCTTCATAAGGATAACTTAGGTTCTTCCAAGAGGACCAATGgtatttcttgttgttgtgttgcCAGCCCCAGAAAAAATCTGCAATCAGCCTCTGGATTTGCTTAATGATAGTCTTTGGAGGGGTTACAGCACTTA
Proteins encoded in this region:
- the LOC138349421 gene encoding uncharacterized protein, which produces MGGTSRIDVRVGGDRSDSQAPKAAQSQSPKGQLTSNFQELDTGEVSPTIDSLIQQRGNVTRDRIELHNEDLVRSIQEGHLGKSQMNTQEQGKVDVQKQGNRDGHHLDSSSIQSQHRNLNLNKEQGIPTHQHQSSNIITRTPSSRVAINTLPDNSTEFPIQQRKNQGNLPNTNPNFDINVQDNGRRNFDTARTQVYQTEFPKISSNFDRPNNRNKIDKTDPPLDNADKLNRKDQIQEPAPYTVVQTYADRLRFNQSKKGVSITLSEPEITTKQGLPAVLYVKDEIVKELASTCKFTLIGKFIYTMPKLELIRKNFILQTQLSGGVKIAHFNSRHVYIDLDNELDYNMVWTKQRMTIAGQIMRIQAWTPSFKPDEETPLVPIWISLPELPWHCYNKEFITSLLSPIGRVLYLDSASINKTRGSQARVKVQVDLTRDRPSHIWMGYIGEDITDGRWQKIEYDNIPYYCFYCKHQGHNESVCIIKKRDVENKKKKDLNKNKDKQDTVYHNHEDLQSHKGVETDIRELDHIQQSHQTQDNQQQPIQEEWQIQKRRNQSQQVRFNVNRVVTQQVQTQTCIVPLPTKNTYIDLEVQEFNTADREMEAHNDLENRHQSTSITEGNKQKNQKNKQTGDQQVKNTRTGIDSITLSPAPLNVSTSIDVVNVGVADGGEDGIGQETLKSNLSRLDKGKGKLSDQNSIQDKIPPDKTNPHNSLQISNKTGTTNISNPVNDPNNPQGEILDEYKEPDSEDEYDDTQSLVEGIEPGGEISTGHQIQKGPLLDNSNMDEIRDVTGKQGLSPRDMGYSGQPYTWCNHRKDGSRIWKRLDRGLVNDNWLDKMPSTNITHLPSVGSDHCPLLMEVIETKETVIKYFKFLNCWTENDTFLHTVERCWKKTDVGNPMWILHTKMKRLTNTLREWSKKEYGDIFEKVKQYEKGVKEAEDNYIMNNSQENREKLYAINAQYIKYLKLEHAILQQKTQLHWLKEGDANSKYFHAVIRGKRKRMFIHKIMDEKGGWIQGEDHIARETCDYYKNIFNGSADKINEEHLHCIPRLVTKEQNFDLERIPNEEELRKVVMNMNPHSAPGPDGIGGKFYQCCFDIIKDDLLAAVQAFFNGYEMPKYMTHSCLILLPKIDHPSKLKDFRPISLSNFTNKIISKIISTRLAPILPFLVSENQSGFVKGRSISENIMLAQEVIHGIKLPKEGKNVVIKLDMIKAYDRVSWTYTCLVLRKMGFGEVFIDRIWRIMSNNWYSVVINGKRHGFFHSTRGLKQGDPLSPALFILGAEVFSRQLNSLYNNPDYIGFQMDSKGPQINHLSFADDIIIFTSTDRLSLQIIMNTIRKYELTSNQRVNKDKSFFMVTDKTNQDIIDNIKNETGFCIQHSPITYLGCPLYIGCQKIIYFSNIVEKIIKKIAGWQTKILNFGGKVILVKHVLQSIPIYILAAVSPPKTILKHIHKVIADFFWGIDKDGKKYHWASWETLAYPTSEGGIGVRSLNDICTAFQYKHWWEFRTKNSLWSKFLKAKYCKRANPVSKKYDTGDSLVWRYFTRNRQAVESYIRWNIKSGSCSFWWDNWLGNDSLANLCINVSSLNNKTVADFLINGMWNERQIRQHVPPVLVPQVMQTHFKYKIDIDDQAIWTPTDNGQFTIASAWEIIRKKKPKDIINNSVWHKQIPFKIAFFIWRALRGKLPTNETIQKFGKVAVECYCCYKKGTDVIQHILITGNFAKYIWKYYTDTIGAIQTTNDLKSLLLYWKNLPSLNQVYKLVTSVLPNIICWHLWKNRCAVKYGDKKSSIHRVQYGIFKDVMQTIQVSHPNIPWQHSWYSLIKFVEQCQQQLSVIMVSWNKPQEGIYKLNTDGSALPNSGKIGGGGILRDHKGNLHYAFSIPFGLGTNNIAEIEAARYGLHWCEQHGYRNIILEVDSEILCKWISNTISSPWRYQHTIQQIQDIGRKLDHFECRHVYREANGTADMLSKWSHNLETLQHFYATRQLKGAIRGSYILEKMGIQNYRRRKLKRIKHPP